One genomic window of Paeniglutamicibacter sp. Y32M11 includes the following:
- a CDS encoding DUF3052 domain-containing protein — MGFKDGDLIQELGYDDDVDFDLRDSLEDAVGSELLTEEDHEVVDGIIYWWREDDGDLIDALVDSLVNLDEKGVVWLLTPKPGRDGHVAPGVIQTDAPTAGLHVTNTEGVSEDWSATRLVARRKN, encoded by the coding sequence ATGGGCTTCAAAGACGGGGACCTGATCCAGGAACTCGGGTACGACGACGATGTGGACTTTGATCTGCGCGATTCCCTAGAGGACGCAGTGGGTTCAGAACTACTGACTGAGGAAGACCACGAAGTTGTGGACGGAATCATCTACTGGTGGCGCGAGGACGACGGGGATCTTATTGATGCTCTGGTCGATTCGTTGGTCAACCTAGATGAGAAGGGCGTTGTGTGGCTCTTGACCCCGAAGCCGGGTCGAGACGGTCACGTGGCACCCGGAGTAATCCAAACAGATGCCCCCACCGCTGGTCTGCACGTGACCAACACCGAGGGTGTTTCCGAGGATTGGTCGGCCACCCGACTTGTTGCGCGCCGCAAGAACTAG
- a CDS encoding SDR family oxidoreductase — MGSKLFDLTGRIALVTGSSRGIGKELAKALADAGATLVLHGRNSETLAVTTTEFQKSYGTERIFSYAFDVTDEAAVAANIAAIEAEVGPLRILVNNAGIQHREPMLELALSDWQRVLDTNLTSAFLVGREAAKGMLKRGEGKIINICSVQTDLARPTISAYTAAKGGLRNLTRAMTAEWAGSGLQINGIAPGYIHTEMTQNLVDDEKFNSWILGRTPAGRWGSVEDLAGPAVWLASDGSNYINGQTIFIDGGMSVVV, encoded by the coding sequence ATGGGCAGCAAACTGTTTGACCTGACCGGACGCATCGCGCTGGTTACCGGGTCTTCGCGCGGTATCGGTAAGGAACTGGCTAAGGCTTTGGCCGATGCGGGTGCCACCCTGGTGCTGCACGGACGTAATAGCGAAACCCTGGCGGTTACTACCACCGAGTTCCAAAAGAGCTACGGCACCGAACGGATCTTCTCCTACGCCTTTGACGTCACCGACGAGGCAGCCGTGGCAGCAAATATCGCCGCCATCGAAGCCGAGGTAGGTCCGCTACGGATCCTGGTAAACAATGCGGGCATTCAACACCGCGAACCGATGCTGGAACTCGCCCTGAGCGACTGGCAGCGTGTACTGGACACCAACCTGACCAGCGCATTCCTGGTGGGCCGCGAGGCAGCCAAGGGCATGCTCAAGCGCGGAGAAGGCAAGATCATCAATATCTGCTCCGTGCAGACCGATCTGGCTCGACCCACCATCTCGGCCTACACGGCGGCCAAGGGTGGCCTGCGGAACCTCACCCGCGCCATGACCGCCGAATGGGCCGGAAGTGGACTACAGATCAACGGCATTGCGCCGGGTTATATTCACACGGAGATGACCCAGAATCTGGTGGACGATGAAAAGTTCAACTCCTGGATCCTGGGGCGTACCCCGGCGGGACGCTGGGGCAGTGTTGAAGACCTCGCCGGACCGGCCGTATGGCTGGCCTCGGACGGCTCAAACTACATCAACGGACAAACCATCTTCATCGACGGAGGGATGAGCGTTGTTGTCTAA
- a CDS encoding glycosyltransferase, translating into MRVLMIAPGTRGDVAPMAGLGSRLKTLGFDVAIAANAAYGPLVTGAGCDHHELPGDMSHLVNPAEPGKKATGSDLRRYMRELGDYMDLAATGTLAAAEAGADVILANAIAPYAYDVAEAYGIPAIGAHLQPIEPSTAYPPVVLGTARSLGSAGNKLLGSLISAGKAPYDAPSARIRLLLGLPQRTRAASERARRRANAPVLHGFSSTIFPRPTDWRSGLALAGYWWPQIEPGWQPSAELRDFLSDGPPPVFIGFGSSEALEADFMLDVARRAGVRAVLQGVDGVSDPGIISVGSVPHEWLFPQMAAVVHHAGAGTAAAGLRAGVPTVSVPIYTDQPLWSTRIASLGAGPQPVPYKMLTTERLADAITQATTTSSYAARAQQLAAALATEDGTAPVVAALRAAAR; encoded by the coding sequence ATGAGAGTGCTCATGATTGCGCCAGGTACCCGGGGCGATGTTGCACCGATGGCCGGGCTCGGCAGCAGGCTAAAAACCTTGGGCTTTGACGTTGCTATCGCAGCGAACGCCGCCTATGGGCCGTTGGTCACCGGGGCTGGCTGCGATCACCACGAACTCCCCGGCGACATGAGCCATCTTGTTAATCCGGCCGAACCGGGGAAGAAGGCCACCGGATCCGATCTGCGCAGGTACATGCGTGAACTCGGTGACTACATGGATCTGGCCGCCACCGGAACATTGGCCGCGGCCGAGGCCGGCGCCGATGTGATTCTGGCCAACGCCATCGCTCCCTACGCCTACGACGTTGCGGAGGCGTATGGCATCCCCGCCATCGGCGCACACCTGCAACCGATTGAACCCAGTACTGCCTACCCGCCAGTGGTTCTCGGAACTGCCCGAAGCTTGGGTTCGGCCGGAAATAAGCTGCTCGGTTCGCTGATCTCCGCAGGAAAAGCACCCTATGACGCCCCGAGCGCCCGAATCCGCCTGTTGCTTGGATTGCCCCAAAGGACGAGGGCAGCATCCGAGCGCGCCCGGAGGAGGGCGAATGCGCCGGTACTTCACGGCTTCAGCTCCACAATATTTCCCCGTCCGACGGACTGGCGATCTGGGCTCGCCCTAGCGGGATACTGGTGGCCGCAGATCGAACCGGGGTGGCAGCCATCGGCGGAGCTCCGTGATTTTCTCTCCGACGGGCCACCCCCGGTCTTCATTGGCTTCGGAAGCAGTGAGGCGCTAGAGGCCGACTTTATGCTCGACGTCGCGCGTCGTGCGGGCGTACGCGCGGTACTGCAGGGTGTCGACGGGGTCTCCGACCCCGGAATCATCAGCGTCGGGTCTGTTCCGCACGAATGGTTGTTTCCTCAGATGGCTGCGGTGGTCCACCACGCCGGCGCCGGAACCGCGGCGGCGGGGTTGCGCGCCGGCGTACCCACGGTCAGTGTGCCGATCTATACCGACCAACCGCTCTGGTCGACCCGGATTGCTTCCCTCGGTGCAGGCCCGCAACCTGTTCCGTACAAGATGCTCACCACCGAACGCTTGGCCGACGCCATCACCCAGGCCACGACGACGTCCAGCTACGCTGCGCGAGCGCAGCAACTGGCGGCAGCCCTGGCAACGGAAGACGGCACCGCTCCGGTGGTAGCAGCACTGCGCGCTGCGGCTCGGTAG
- a CDS encoding GntP family permease, translating to MTDELVMNWTLGTPALLAIAVGAILLLLLFIIKWRIHAFVALVVISLLTAVATGIPVGQIIPTLTGGFGGTLATVALLVGLGAMLGRMLETSGGAEVLTNALINKFGEKRAPLALSVASLLFGFPIFFDAGLVVMLPIIFTVARRLGGSFLGYAFPAATAFSVMHIFVPPHPGPVAASGLLEANVGLVLLLGLVVALPTWFFVGHLFGKYVGRKYNIAIPDILAGSAKETHDFASKPSLGTVVTLLLLPLILIFMNTGLNTLASAGVVDKGTQWVQILRLIGETPVALLITVLLGMFLLGYKQNKDKTLVETVVDSALGPVCSIILITGAGGMFGAVLRAGGIGDAVADSLDALGLPIIVAGFIIAAVVRVAQGSATVALTTAAAIIQPVVVGNADLNSIEVVAIVLALAAGSVFAGHVNDSGFWLVSRFFGMDVKTTLKVWTVGQALVGVVGFAIAYLIFAVAAAF from the coding sequence ATGACCGACGAGTTAGTCATGAACTGGACGCTGGGTACCCCAGCGCTTCTCGCCATAGCAGTGGGAGCGATCCTGCTACTGCTGCTTTTCATCATTAAGTGGCGCATCCACGCATTTGTGGCGCTGGTAGTCATCTCGCTGCTAACGGCAGTGGCAACCGGAATCCCGGTGGGACAGATCATTCCCACACTCACCGGAGGCTTCGGCGGCACCCTTGCCACCGTGGCCCTGCTGGTTGGCTTGGGCGCCATGCTCGGCCGCATGCTCGAGACCAGCGGCGGCGCCGAGGTCTTGACCAACGCGCTGATCAACAAGTTTGGCGAAAAGCGCGCGCCGCTAGCACTGTCGGTTGCCTCGCTACTCTTCGGCTTCCCGATCTTCTTCGACGCCGGCCTTGTGGTCATGCTCCCGATCATCTTCACCGTGGCACGCCGGCTGGGCGGATCATTCTTGGGCTACGCCTTCCCGGCAGCCACCGCCTTCTCGGTCATGCACATCTTCGTACCCCCGCACCCGGGTCCGGTTGCAGCCTCGGGACTGCTTGAGGCCAACGTTGGTTTGGTTCTGTTGCTGGGCCTCGTCGTTGCGCTGCCCACCTGGTTCTTTGTTGGACACCTCTTTGGCAAGTACGTGGGCCGCAAATACAACATTGCCATCCCGGACATCTTGGCCGGTTCGGCCAAGGAAACCCACGACTTCGCCTCCAAGCCGTCGCTGGGCACCGTGGTGACACTTCTGCTGCTTCCCTTGATCTTGATCTTCATGAACACCGGCCTGAACACCTTGGCCTCGGCCGGAGTTGTTGACAAGGGCACCCAGTGGGTTCAGATCCTTCGCCTCATCGGTGAAACCCCCGTCGCACTGCTGATCACCGTCCTGTTGGGCATGTTCCTGTTGGGTTACAAGCAGAACAAGGACAAGACCCTCGTTGAAACCGTGGTTGACTCCGCGCTTGGCCCGGTATGTTCCATCATCCTGATCACCGGCGCCGGTGGCATGTTCGGTGCGGTACTGCGCGCCGGTGGCATCGGTGACGCGGTGGCCGACTCCTTGGACGCTCTCGGTTTGCCGATCATCGTCGCGGGCTTCATCATCGCCGCTGTGGTACGTGTCGCCCAGGGTTCGGCTACCGTCGCGCTGACGACGGCCGCGGCCATCATCCAGCCGGTGGTGGTGGGAAACGCCGATCTGAACTCCATCGAAGTTGTGGCCATCGTCCTGGCACTTGCCGCCGGTTCGGTCTTCGCCGGGCACGTCAACGATTCCGGCTTCTGGCTGGTCAGCAGGTTCTTCGGTATGGACGTGAAGACCACCTTGAAGGTATGGACCGTCGGTCAGGCGTTGGTGGGTGTTGTTGGTTTCGCCATTGCGTACCTGATCTTCGCCGTCGCCGCAGCGTTCTAA
- a CDS encoding redoxin domain-containing protein, with amino-acid sequence MGSPNPVSGNDSLAPSAGETAPGFALHNQHGELIESRGLGEQAYFLVFYPFAFSAVCGSELEEIEKVRDEFAARNVRFLAISVDHKFVLRTYADQAHFGFDLLADFWPHGAVASSYGAFNPESGAATRHTFLIQHECVVDSFSSPIHQARAIARYRQALDLLTS; translated from the coding sequence GTGGGTTCACCCAACCCTGTGTCGGGGAATGATTCCTTGGCGCCATCGGCCGGTGAAACGGCCCCAGGGTTTGCTCTACATAATCAGCACGGGGAACTCATCGAGTCCCGAGGGCTGGGGGAGCAAGCCTATTTTCTCGTTTTCTATCCCTTCGCGTTTTCTGCGGTCTGCGGGTCGGAACTTGAAGAGATTGAAAAGGTTCGTGATGAATTTGCCGCACGAAATGTCCGCTTTCTGGCCATTTCTGTGGACCACAAATTCGTCTTGCGGACCTACGCGGATCAGGCCCACTTCGGGTTTGACCTGCTGGCCGATTTTTGGCCACATGGTGCAGTTGCCTCCAGCTATGGGGCATTTAATCCTGAATCTGGCGCGGCGACGCGCCACACGTTCCTCATACAGCACGAGTGCGTAGTGGATTCGTTTAGTTCACCCATCCATCAGGCGCGCGCCATCGCGCGCTATCGACAGGCGTTGGACCTACTCACCTCATAG
- a CDS encoding FadR/GntR family transcriptional regulator — MPISLHQQAVDHLGSRIIDGSVLPGEVVLASELEDELGVSRSVIREAVRVLASAGLVVSTKRVGIKVQPAEHWNPFDPLVIRWRLASEGQGAQLRSLTELRVAVEPMAAELAAEHAPAEFCAELLNLAAQMRHAGREGDLESFLELDIRFHALVLAASGNEMFANLAHPIGETLRGRTELGLMPEHPHEEALAWHQGVADAISAHDPKRARESMELIMRRTVLEIYEVWAHKPRLFPRPVR; from the coding sequence ATGCCCATTAGCCTGCATCAACAAGCCGTTGACCACCTTGGAAGCCGCATCATCGATGGGTCTGTACTCCCCGGAGAAGTTGTCCTCGCCTCCGAGCTGGAAGATGAGTTGGGCGTCTCGCGATCGGTGATTCGCGAGGCGGTGCGGGTGCTTGCCTCTGCCGGATTAGTGGTTTCAACCAAACGGGTGGGCATCAAGGTGCAACCAGCGGAACACTGGAATCCCTTTGATCCACTGGTCATCCGCTGGCGTCTGGCCTCCGAAGGTCAGGGTGCGCAATTGCGTTCACTGACCGAGTTAAGGGTGGCGGTGGAACCCATGGCCGCGGAACTTGCTGCCGAGCATGCCCCGGCGGAATTTTGCGCGGAACTGCTGAACCTCGCCGCCCAGATGCGCCATGCCGGCCGCGAGGGAGATCTCGAATCGTTCCTGGAACTCGATATCCGTTTTCATGCGTTGGTTTTGGCGGCCTCGGGTAACGAGATGTTCGCCAATCTGGCCCATCCCATTGGCGAAACGCTGCGTGGGCGCACCGAGCTCGGCTTGATGCCCGAACATCCTCATGAGGAGGCGCTGGCCTGGCATCAGGGGGTCGCGGACGCGATCTCGGCCCACGATCCCAAGCGGGCCCGGGAATCCATGGAATTGATCATGCGTCGAACCGTGCTAGAAATTTATGAGGTGTGGGCGCATAAGCCCCGCCTTTTCCCCCGCCCCGTCCGCTAA
- a CDS encoding CsbD family protein, whose product MGLGDKISNKAQEVVGGAKEKLGDVTNNESLEAEGIKEQAAAKAKQAGEHVQDAAKDVFGG is encoded by the coding sequence ATGGGACTCGGAGACAAGATCAGCAACAAGGCACAGGAAGTTGTCGGCGGCGCCAAGGAAAAGCTAGGCGACGTCACCAACAACGAATCTCTTGAGGCCGAGGGCATCAAGGAGCAGGCCGCTGCGAAGGCTAAGCAGGCCGGCGAGCATGTTCAGGACGCTGCCAAGGACGTTTTCGGCGGCTAG
- the gndA gene encoding NADP-dependent phosphogluconate dehydrogenase, which translates to MPAQIGVTGLAVMGANLARNFARNGYTVALHNRSVAKTDALLAAHGDEGDFIRTETMEELVASLEVPRRVMIMVKAGGPVDSVIDSLVPLLEEGDIIIDGGNSNFQDTRRREAALATKGLHFVGVGVSGGEEGALLGPSIMPGGSKESYDALGPMLEKISAKAIDGAPCCAWISTDGAGHFVKMVHNGIEYADMQVIGEAYDLLRTGAGLEPAAQAAIFEEWNKGELASFLIEITAEVLAHTDAKTGLPLVDVIVDSAGQKGTGRWTVQSGLDLGSPISAIAESVFARGLSSQRDQRAIGQEVLAGHEVAVELDENFVEDVRQALFASKLVSYAQGLDMLTSAGKEYNWDLKLDEIASLWREGCIIRAALLADITKAYAADEKPANLLFAPAFAEAIATALPAWRRVVATAVQMGVPVPVFSSSLAYYDGLRRKRLPAALTQGLRDLFGAHTYNRMDVEGSFHTQWSGDKTEIEAEDTH; encoded by the coding sequence ATGCCTGCACAGATTGGCGTCACCGGCCTAGCCGTCATGGGCGCAAACCTCGCCCGTAACTTCGCACGTAACGGTTACACCGTTGCCCTGCATAACCGTTCAGTTGCCAAGACCGACGCGCTGCTGGCCGCCCACGGCGATGAAGGCGACTTCATCCGCACCGAGACCATGGAAGAACTCGTGGCAAGCCTTGAGGTTCCGCGCCGCGTCATGATCATGGTCAAGGCCGGCGGACCGGTTGACTCGGTCATCGACTCCCTGGTTCCGCTGCTCGAAGAGGGCGACATCATCATCGATGGTGGCAACTCCAACTTCCAGGACACCCGCCGCCGTGAGGCAGCACTGGCCACCAAGGGCCTGCACTTTGTTGGCGTCGGTGTCTCCGGCGGTGAAGAGGGCGCCCTGCTCGGCCCCTCGATCATGCCCGGTGGTTCCAAGGAGTCCTACGACGCCCTGGGCCCGATGCTCGAGAAGATCTCCGCCAAGGCCATCGACGGCGCACCGTGCTGCGCCTGGATCTCCACCGACGGTGCCGGCCACTTCGTGAAGATGGTCCACAACGGCATCGAATACGCCGACATGCAGGTTATTGGCGAAGCCTACGACCTGCTGCGCACCGGCGCCGGCCTTGAGCCTGCCGCTCAGGCAGCAATCTTCGAGGAATGGAACAAGGGCGAACTCGCCTCCTTCCTCATTGAGATCACCGCCGAGGTACTGGCCCACACCGATGCCAAGACCGGTTTGCCGCTGGTAGATGTCATCGTTGATAGCGCAGGCCAGAAGGGTACCGGCCGCTGGACCGTGCAGTCAGGCCTGGACCTGGGCTCGCCGATCTCCGCCATCGCTGAATCCGTGTTCGCCCGCGGCCTGTCCTCTCAGCGCGATCAGCGCGCCATCGGCCAGGAAGTCCTGGCCGGCCACGAGGTCGCCGTCGAGCTGGACGAGAACTTCGTTGAAGATGTGCGTCAGGCACTCTTCGCCTCCAAGCTGGTTTCCTACGCCCAGGGCCTGGACATGCTCACTTCCGCGGGCAAGGAATACAACTGGGACCTGAAGCTGGACGAGATCGCCTCGCTCTGGCGCGAAGGCTGCATCATCCGCGCGGCCCTGCTGGCCGACATCACCAAGGCCTACGCCGCGGACGAGAAGCCGGCCAACCTGCTCTTCGCCCCGGCCTTCGCCGAAGCCATCGCCACGGCCCTTCCGGCCTGGCGCCGCGTGGTTGCCACCGCCGTCCAGATGGGCGTGCCGGTTCCGGTGTTCTCCTCCTCACTGGCCTACTACGATGGCCTGCGCCGCAAGCGCCTGCCGGCCGCGCTGACCCAGGGCCTGCGCGACCTCTTCGGTGCGCACACCTACAACCGCATGGACGTCGAGGGTTCGTTCCACACGCAGTGGAGCGGCGACAAGACCGAAATCGAAGCAGAAGACACCCACTAG
- a CDS encoding TetR/AcrR family transcriptional regulator, producing the protein MPSHDPIDLWLRPERTGVGPKPEHSRAGIAAVAIDIADRDGLPAVSIRRVAAGIGSGSASLYRYLKSHDELVELMIDTVSGEYALDPSSKKPGIRLLDLARQARAIMHRHPWLAPLLLTRPSMGPNALQYLEHALSAVELVDMPGPVKLQTVAMMTAITSAFVQNELSSTNNSELKRAGANARHQYLSELMLSGDYPLLSAAFTGEHEPEHPDDMFDIVITNYLAGAERQFSGGSS; encoded by the coding sequence ATGCCCTCTCATGACCCCATAGATCTCTGGCTGCGGCCGGAGCGTACCGGTGTTGGGCCAAAGCCAGAGCACTCACGAGCGGGTATTGCCGCGGTGGCGATCGACATCGCAGACAGGGACGGACTACCGGCGGTCTCCATCCGGCGCGTGGCAGCTGGTATCGGGTCCGGCTCAGCGTCCCTCTACCGGTATCTGAAATCTCACGACGAGCTGGTGGAACTCATGATTGACACGGTCAGTGGTGAATACGCACTTGACCCCTCGTCGAAAAAACCTGGGATCCGACTTTTGGACTTGGCGCGGCAGGCCCGAGCCATCATGCATCGGCACCCGTGGTTGGCTCCCCTGCTGCTGACCCGCCCCTCTATGGGCCCTAATGCTCTGCAATATTTGGAGCATGCCCTCTCCGCGGTGGAGTTGGTGGATATGCCCGGACCGGTGAAATTGCAGACGGTGGCCATGATGACGGCCATAACCTCCGCATTCGTACAGAATGAGCTCTCATCCACCAACAACTCCGAGCTGAAACGAGCGGGCGCCAACGCCCGTCACCAGTACCTCTCCGAACTTATGCTCAGTGGTGACTATCCCCTACTGTCTGCGGCATTCACCGGCGAACATGAACCCGAGCACCCTGATGACATGTTCGACATCGTCATCACAAACTACCTCGCGGGAGCGGAGCGACAGTTCTCCGGCGGTTCCAGCTGA
- a CDS encoding L-idonate 5-dehydrogenase, which produces MSNTTATAVVAHAADDLRIESITVSAPAPDEAQIEIAYGGICGSDLHYWMHGAAGESILKAPMILGHEIVGVVRVAAADGSGPIAGTAVAVHPATPGGTGARYPKESPNLSPGCTYLGSAARYPHTEGAFASTVNLPARMLRALPARLSLRDAALAEPAAVAWHAVSRAGEVSGKRVMVIGAGPIGALSVAVLERAGASEIIAVDMFDKPLEIAAASGATSTLKADDLEAIAAVEADVVIEASGNYRGLASAIRGACRGGRIVMVGLLPSGEQPALISLAITRELELVGSFRFNNEIDEVLLALADGSLNLDAIITHEFDVADALEAFAVAKDSAQSGKVLLKFT; this is translated from the coding sequence TTGTCTAACACCACCGCCACCGCGGTCGTTGCCCACGCCGCGGATGACCTGCGGATTGAAAGTATCACCGTCAGCGCCCCGGCGCCCGACGAAGCGCAAATCGAGATCGCCTACGGTGGCATCTGCGGTTCGGATCTGCACTACTGGATGCACGGGGCAGCGGGTGAATCGATCCTGAAGGCTCCGATGATTCTTGGTCACGAGATCGTCGGCGTTGTCCGTGTTGCCGCGGCCGATGGAAGTGGACCGATCGCGGGAACCGCCGTTGCCGTTCACCCGGCCACCCCCGGTGGAACCGGTGCCCGCTACCCTAAGGAAAGCCCGAATCTGTCTCCGGGCTGCACCTACCTGGGGTCTGCCGCGCGCTACCCCCATACCGAGGGAGCGTTTGCCAGCACGGTAAATCTTCCCGCACGGATGCTGCGCGCCCTGCCGGCCAGGCTTTCGCTGCGTGATGCAGCGTTGGCCGAACCCGCGGCGGTTGCCTGGCACGCGGTCTCACGTGCCGGCGAGGTCTCCGGCAAGCGTGTGATGGTCATTGGCGCCGGACCCATCGGAGCCCTGAGTGTAGCGGTACTTGAACGTGCCGGTGCGAGCGAAATTATCGCGGTGGACATGTTTGATAAGCCGTTAGAAATTGCGGCGGCATCCGGCGCGACCTCCACCTTGAAGGCCGATGATCTTGAGGCCATCGCCGCGGTGGAAGCCGACGTGGTGATCGAAGCCAGCGGAAATTATCGCGGACTGGCCTCGGCCATTCGTGGTGCATGCCGCGGCGGCCGCATCGTCATGGTGGGTCTGCTGCCCTCCGGGGAGCAGCCGGCTCTGATCTCCCTGGCCATCACCCGGGAACTGGAGCTGGTGGGATCCTTTAGATTCAACAACGAGATCGATGAGGTGCTCCTGGCACTGGCCGACGGATCTTTGAATCTTGATGCGATCATCACCCACGAATTCGACGTTGCGGACGCGCTCGAAGCGTTTGCCGTGGCGAAGGACTCGGCGCAGTCCGGCAAGGTACTGCTGAAGTTCACCTAG
- a CDS encoding gluconokinase — protein sequence MNSAAYPPMVVMGVSGSGKSTVGRLLADKVGSVFIDGDDLHPVSNKEKMAAGHPLNDGDREPWLSTIGDALFESTNDGAPAIIACSALKRSYRDLLRRHEPSTVFVHLSGASELIQHRLDERSHEYMPPTLLASQLSTLEAIEADEPAIEVDVRLSPEDIVDLVALNLSAK from the coding sequence ATGAACAGCGCTGCCTACCCGCCCATGGTTGTAATGGGAGTTTCCGGATCCGGAAAATCTACGGTAGGGCGCCTACTGGCTGACAAAGTCGGTTCCGTGTTCATCGACGGCGACGACCTGCATCCCGTATCCAACAAGGAAAAAATGGCCGCCGGACACCCACTTAACGACGGTGACCGTGAACCATGGCTATCCACCATCGGCGACGCGCTCTTCGAGAGCACGAACGACGGCGCTCCGGCGATCATCGCCTGCTCGGCCCTCAAGCGTAGTTACCGCGATCTCCTGCGCCGCCATGAACCATCCACCGTCTTCGTTCACCTCAGCGGTGCGAGTGAGCTCATTCAGCACCGCTTGGACGAACGAAGCCACGAATACATGCCGCCGACGCTGCTCGCATCACAGCTGAGCACCTTGGAAGCCATCGAGGCCGACGAACCCGCCATTGAAGTTGATGTCCGGCTCAGCCCCGAAGATATCGTCGACTTGGTGGCCCTGAACCTTTCTGCCAAGTAG